The following are encoded in a window of Roseimaritima ulvae genomic DNA:
- a CDS encoding alkaline phosphatase, translated as MLALRCLLTALIVFPGWLLTNPPASAADPLRDMQTQAMEKNSTDFGHWGASTERYSSWTNHSNRLIPIYTFGIDLAKLREQGSVYRDEQRIKALYGRVPENTLNPQAEYFDQTDVYQLQQQAVAAGKRRIILMIFDGMDWDTTRAASIYTQKQVHYTEGRGNGLLFQDYRGCPTDYGFFVSSPLLGGLKTDVNAQVVLDGDKPASGGYDPAMGGATPWAVAPAREYLLGMDRTRPHTVTDSASSATSMTTGIKTYNASINYTADGRQVEPIARRLQRDQDFAIGAVSSVPFSHATPAAAYANNVSRNDYQDISRDLLGLPSSAHRSDALPGMDVVLGTGWGEEKETAAAQGDNFVPGNAYVDLADLEKVARSGAVVVQRTAGQAGPDVLRQATEQAIKKQQRLIGLFGAPGGNLPYQTADGRFNPTIDMKGGRTYSPADVQENPTLADMATAALRVLDRDEQKFWLMVEAGDVDWANHANNLDNSIGAVLSGDEAFKAIVNWIETHGGWDDTAMILTADHGHYFMMTNPQAIADAAQGEGVSP; from the coding sequence ATGCTTGCTTTGCGTTGCCTGCTCACTGCCTTGATCGTATTTCCTGGTTGGTTGCTCACCAACCCACCCGCCTCCGCCGCCGACCCGCTGCGTGACATGCAGACGCAGGCAATGGAAAAGAACTCCACCGACTTCGGCCACTGGGGAGCGTCCACCGAACGCTATTCCAGCTGGACCAATCATTCCAATCGCTTGATTCCGATCTACACCTTCGGCATCGACTTGGCGAAGCTTCGCGAACAGGGCAGCGTGTACCGCGACGAACAGCGAATCAAAGCTTTGTATGGCCGCGTGCCGGAGAACACGCTGAACCCGCAAGCGGAGTACTTCGACCAAACCGACGTGTATCAACTGCAACAGCAAGCCGTCGCGGCGGGCAAACGCCGAATCATCCTGATGATCTTCGACGGCATGGACTGGGACACCACGCGGGCGGCCAGCATCTACACCCAGAAACAGGTGCATTACACCGAGGGCCGCGGCAACGGATTGTTGTTTCAAGACTACCGAGGCTGCCCCACCGACTACGGCTTCTTCGTCTCCTCGCCGCTGCTGGGGGGATTAAAGACGGACGTCAACGCGCAAGTCGTATTGGACGGTGACAAACCGGCCAGCGGCGGGTACGACCCCGCGATGGGCGGCGCCACACCCTGGGCCGTCGCGCCGGCTCGCGAATACTTGCTCGGCATGGACCGCACACGGCCTCACACTGTGACCGACAGCGCCTCCTCGGCCACTTCGATGACCACCGGCATCAAGACCTACAACGCCTCCATCAACTACACCGCCGACGGTCGCCAAGTCGAACCCATCGCTCGCCGGCTGCAACGCGACCAGGACTTTGCCATCGGAGCCGTTAGCAGCGTCCCGTTCAGCCACGCCACGCCGGCGGCCGCCTATGCCAATAACGTCAGCCGCAACGACTACCAAGACATCTCCCGCGACCTGCTGGGTCTGCCGTCCAGCGCTCACCGCTCCGATGCTCTGCCCGGCATGGACGTGGTGCTCGGCACCGGCTGGGGGGAAGAAAAGGAAACCGCTGCGGCACAGGGCGATAACTTCGTGCCGGGAAACGCGTACGTCGACCTGGCCGACCTGGAGAAAGTGGCCCGCAGCGGAGCCGTCGTCGTCCAGCGGACGGCGGGCCAAGCGGGTCCCGACGTGCTGCGACAAGCGACCGAGCAAGCCATCAAGAAACAGCAAAGACTGATCGGCCTGTTCGGGGCCCCCGGCGGGAACCTGCCCTATCAAACCGCCGACGGAAGATTTAATCCGACCATCGACATGAAAGGCGGCCGCACCTACAGCCCGGCGGACGTGCAGGAAAACCCGACCCTGGCCGACATGGCCACCGCAGCTCTCCGCGTGCTCGACCGCGACGAGCAGAAATTCTGGTTGATGGTCGAAGCCGGCGACGTGGACTGGGCCAACCACGCCAACAACCTGGATAACTCGATCGGTGCGGTCCTGAGCGGCGATGAGGCCTTTAAAGCCATCGTCAACTGGATCGAAACCCATGGCGGCTGGGACGATACCGCAATGATCCTGACGGCCGACCACGGCCACTATTTTATGATGACCAATCCCCAGGCAATCGCGGACGCGGCACAGGGCGAAGGCGTTTCACCGTAG
- a CDS encoding PVC-type heme-binding CxxCH protein, which produces MNRPSKRLTLLVLFLAAIWLAPAVSLSAAELTLEEGDQICLVGNALGERMQHQNYWETLLYQRFPDKQLAVRNLCFPGDEPDQRIRSKNFGSPDDHLTHSKASVVMFFFGYNESFAGQAGLQAFTDEMQQLVEHTQSQKYNGSGPPRIVLISPIAFENTGDPNLPDGSEHNPRLAAYTAALQAVAEKTGVGFVDLFTPTKALFESSDQRLTLNGCHLNEAGYRALAPILDEGLFGEGGSRQINETLHSIVEDKNFHWWHRYRAVNGFSIYGDRGRAGFDGTYRNRDVMERERAILDQMTANRDQRIWAVALGKKVSAEIDDSNTLPFITPKTNVGIPNDPNAKRGKLGSLDYLDSEAQQKLFKLLPGYEINLFASEEQFPELANPVALNFDSQGRMWVSTMASYPHWKPKTKLDDKLLIFTDSDGDGRADDCDVFADGLHQPTGFEIGRGGAFIAQQPDVLFAKDTDGDGKADHVERRLIGFGSADSHHGLAAFTWGPGGQLFFQEGTFKFSQIESPYGLTRMAEAGVWQYDPRTEKFGSYISMAFANPWGHVFDRWGQDFIADASPGYSYWAAPLTGHVEFPNKHPGGAQHRRVASMGGGDPKYQHKTFYSKRIRPSAGCELVSSRHFPEDIQGNFLLANVIGERAILNFSVEEAESGFAGEEQPALVSCQDGNFRPIDLQFGPDGALYIVDWHNALIGHLQHNLRDPSRDHSHGRIWRITHKQRPLLTPPQIAEASVPELLELLKEPENRTRYRARRELAERDSAEVVAALDQWTTALGEATDETTHHLLEALWAYQTQNHVQPELLQRLLQCDDHRARAAAVRVLVAWRDRVEQPLAQLQTLVNDPHPRVRLEAVAGLSHFDGDEPIEIVLEVLEHDMDDYLQYTLDETMRTLEQ; this is translated from the coding sequence ATGAATCGACCGTCGAAACGCCTGACGCTGCTGGTCCTGTTCCTCGCTGCCATTTGGCTGGCCCCCGCGGTATCGCTGTCGGCGGCCGAATTGACGCTGGAGGAAGGCGACCAAATCTGTCTGGTCGGCAACGCTTTGGGAGAACGGATGCAGCACCAAAATTATTGGGAAACCCTGCTGTACCAGCGTTTTCCCGACAAGCAGCTGGCCGTCCGCAATCTGTGTTTCCCCGGTGACGAGCCCGATCAGCGGATTCGTTCGAAGAATTTTGGCAGCCCCGACGACCATCTGACACACAGCAAAGCTTCGGTGGTGATGTTTTTCTTTGGCTACAACGAATCCTTCGCCGGCCAAGCGGGGCTGCAAGCGTTCACCGACGAAATGCAGCAATTGGTCGAGCACACGCAATCGCAGAAGTACAACGGTTCGGGCCCTCCGCGGATCGTGCTGATCTCGCCGATCGCTTTTGAAAACACCGGCGATCCGAACCTGCCCGACGGTTCGGAGCATAATCCTCGCCTGGCCGCCTACACGGCCGCATTGCAGGCGGTGGCCGAGAAAACCGGTGTCGGCTTTGTCGACCTGTTCACGCCCACCAAAGCTCTATTCGAAAGCTCCGACCAGCGTCTGACCTTAAACGGTTGCCATCTGAACGAAGCCGGCTATCGGGCATTGGCGCCGATCCTCGATGAAGGCCTGTTCGGCGAAGGCGGCAGCCGCCAAATCAACGAAACGCTTCACTCGATTGTCGAGGACAAAAACTTTCATTGGTGGCATCGCTACCGCGCCGTCAACGGGTTTTCGATCTACGGTGATCGCGGGCGAGCCGGCTTCGACGGCACCTATCGCAATCGTGACGTGATGGAACGCGAACGCGCTATCCTGGACCAAATGACGGCCAACCGCGATCAACGCATTTGGGCGGTGGCCTTGGGCAAAAAGGTGTCGGCCGAAATCGACGACAGTAACACCCTGCCCTTTATCACCCCCAAGACCAATGTCGGTATCCCCAATGACCCCAACGCCAAGCGCGGCAAACTGGGGTCGCTCGATTACTTGGACTCCGAGGCGCAACAGAAACTGTTCAAGCTGCTGCCGGGCTACGAAATCAATCTGTTCGCTTCCGAAGAACAATTTCCCGAACTGGCCAACCCCGTCGCGTTGAACTTTGACAGCCAGGGCCGGATGTGGGTTTCCACGATGGCTTCGTACCCGCACTGGAAGCCGAAGACGAAACTGGACGACAAGCTGTTGATCTTTACCGACAGCGACGGCGACGGTCGGGCCGACGACTGCGACGTGTTTGCCGACGGCCTGCACCAGCCCACCGGATTTGAAATCGGTCGCGGCGGCGCTTTCATCGCTCAGCAACCCGACGTGCTGTTCGCCAAAGACACCGACGGTGATGGCAAAGCCGATCACGTCGAACGCCGCCTGATCGGCTTCGGTTCGGCGGACTCGCACCACGGTCTAGCGGCTTTCACTTGGGGACCGGGCGGGCAACTGTTCTTCCAGGAGGGCACCTTCAAATTTTCGCAGATCGAAAGTCCTTACGGGCTGACGCGGATGGCCGAAGCCGGCGTCTGGCAATACGACCCGCGAACCGAAAAGTTCGGTTCGTATATCTCGATGGCCTTCGCCAATCCCTGGGGCCACGTGTTTGATCGTTGGGGACAGGATTTCATCGCTGACGCTTCACCCGGCTACAGCTACTGGGCGGCGCCGTTGACCGGTCATGTGGAATTTCCCAACAAACATCCCGGCGGCGCCCAGCACCGTCGTGTGGCCAGCATGGGCGGCGGCGATCCCAAGTACCAGCACAAGACGTTTTATAGCAAACGCATTCGCCCCTCGGCGGGTTGCGAACTGGTCAGCAGCCGGCACTTTCCCGAAGACATTCAGGGCAACTTTCTGTTGGCCAATGTGATCGGCGAACGAGCCATCTTGAACTTTTCGGTCGAAGAAGCCGAATCGGGTTTTGCCGGCGAGGAACAGCCCGCGCTGGTGTCCTGCCAAGACGGCAACTTCCGGCCCATCGATTTGCAGTTTGGTCCCGACGGCGCGCTGTATATCGTCGACTGGCACAACGCCTTGATCGGTCACCTGCAGCACAACCTCCGCGATCCCAGCCGTGACCATTCCCACGGTCGCATCTGGAGGATCACCCACAAACAGCGTCCGCTGTTGACGCCTCCGCAGATCGCCGAGGCTTCGGTGCCGGAGCTGCTGGAATTGCTGAAGGAACCGGAAAATCGCACCCGTTACCGCGCGCGGCGTGAATTGGCCGAGCGTGATTCGGCGGAAGTCGTCGCGGCGTTGGATCAATGGACCACAGCGTTGGGTGAAGCGACGGACGAAACCACGCATCATTTGCTGGAAGCGCTGTGGGCCTACCAAACGCAAAACCACGTCCAGCCCGAACTGCTGCAGCGGTTGTTGCAGTGCGACGACCATCGGGCTCGCGCCGCCGCGGTGCGGGTCTTGGTGGCCTGGCGGGACCGTGTGGAACAGCCCCTGGCCCAGCTGCAAACGTTGGTGAACGACCCCCATCCGCGAGTGCGATTGGAAGCCGTCGCCGGACTAAGTCATTTCGACGGTGATGAACCGATTGAAATCGTCTTGGAAGTTTTGGAACACGACATGGATGATTATCTTCAATACACGCTGGATGAAACCATGCGGACGTTGGAGCAGTAG
- the pdxA gene encoding 4-hydroxythreonine-4-phosphate dehydrogenase PdxA: MTLPDIAISMGDPAGIGPEVTLRAIPEVLAICRPQVIGNRQVLHTVAERLGLPLPSVPIVDPGGLSQPVVPGRIDVDCGRASYGYVIEAIDRALAGDVAGIVTGPIQKEAWHAAGVPFPGHTELLQQRTGAADVRMMLTAATISCVLVTVHVGYAQVPELLSIESVLDSIRKAHQTMQRIRGGETRVTVCGLNPHAGENGLFGDGEEQRIILPAIEQAGREGISVVGPLPPDTAFTAARRAETDVYVCMYHDQGLIPLKTLAFDDAVNVTLGLPIVRTSVDHGTAMDIAWTGQASHHSMVEAIRLAVQLGTNP, encoded by the coding sequence ATGACGCTACCTGACATCGCGATTTCGATGGGCGACCCCGCCGGGATTGGTCCCGAAGTGACGCTGCGGGCGATTCCCGAAGTGCTGGCGATCTGTCGGCCGCAAGTGATCGGCAACCGGCAAGTCTTGCACACCGTCGCGGAGCGATTGGGTTTGCCGCTGCCCAGCGTGCCCATCGTCGACCCCGGCGGTTTATCGCAGCCGGTGGTGCCGGGACGGATCGACGTCGACTGCGGTCGAGCCTCGTATGGCTATGTGATCGAAGCCATCGATCGGGCTCTGGCCGGCGATGTGGCGGGAATCGTCACCGGACCGATCCAGAAAGAAGCTTGGCATGCGGCCGGAGTCCCCTTTCCGGGCCATACCGAGTTGCTGCAGCAGCGGACCGGAGCGGCCGACGTGCGGATGATGCTGACGGCCGCCACGATCAGTTGCGTGCTGGTGACCGTCCATGTGGGCTATGCCCAGGTGCCCGAGCTGCTATCTATCGAGTCGGTGTTGGATTCGATCCGCAAAGCGCACCAGACGATGCAGCGAATTCGCGGTGGCGAGACGCGGGTGACCGTCTGCGGGCTGAATCCCCACGCCGGCGAAAATGGTTTGTTTGGTGATGGCGAAGAACAGCGGATCATCTTGCCGGCCATCGAACAGGCTGGCCGGGAGGGAATCTCCGTCGTGGGCCCGTTGCCCCCCGACACGGCGTTTACCGCGGCTCGGCGAGCGGAAACCGACGTATACGTCTGCATGTACCACGATCAGGGGCTGATACCGCTGAAAACGCTGGCCTTTGACGATGCCGTCAATGTTACGCTGGGGTTGCCCATCGTCCGCACTTCGGTGGACCACGGCACGGCCATGGATATCGCTTGGACCGGCCAAGCCAGCCATCACAGCATGGTCGAAGCCATCCGCTTGGCCGTCCAGCTAGGCACCAACCCGTAG